The following proteins come from a genomic window of Labeo rohita strain BAU-BD-2019 chromosome 25, IGBB_LRoh.1.0, whole genome shotgun sequence:
- the ubl7a gene encoding ubiquitin-like protein 7a, translated as MTSWCTDENSRMILLFISKTDCIYRTDKNSRPFCALPKTSPVIRSCMSSMALSEWRLSLKLLDQPSLPKSVLQFPETEPGDVPPGEYRVSTLKQLVSAQIPDAIPDPELIELVYCGRKLKDDLTLESYGIQSGSTVHILRKSWPEPEIHPEPVDKVAAAREFRVLQAALHTSTAYRDSVFKMLNNKESLDQIIVATPGLSSDPVALGVLQDKDLFIQFTDPNMLDTLANSHPALVNAIILVLHSVAGSVPPQQSASSSRNVSSSSYSDMPGGFLFEGMSDDEEEFQSGNRGGPSTLASGLAGMRPATLGYNGAVGPRPITQSELATALALASTPESSAVTPTTANQGPSSGVSPIPAGTPITNDLFNQALQQALQVSSMSSLHNQWQSQLQQLRDMGIRDEELILRALQATGGDIQAALELIFAGGAP; from the exons ATGACGTCATGGTGCACGGATGAAAACAGTCGCATGATACTACTATTTATTTCAAAGACAGATTGCATTTACAGGACTGATAAAAACAGTCGTCCTTTCTGTGCTTTGCCAAAGACATCACCTGTAATACGTAGCTGTATGAGCTCAATGGCGTTATCAGAGTGGCGTCTGTCTCTAAAGCTGCTGGATCAGCCTTCTCTTCCCAAGTCCGTGCTGCAGTTTCCGGAGACTGAACCTGGAGATGTTCCTCCCGGCGAGTATCGGGTCTCTACTCTCAAGCAGCTGGTGTCAGCACAGATCCCAGATGCCATACCAGATCCTGAGCTCATAG AATTAGTGTACTGTGGCAGAAAGTTGAAGgatgacttgactctggagtcCTACGGGATTCAGTCGGGATCCACCGTGCACATCCTGAGAAAGTCGTGGCCTGAACCTGAGATCCATCCTG AGCCAGTGGACAAGGTTGCGGCTGCGAGGGAGTTTCGTGTTTTGCAGGCAGCTCTTCACACCAGCACTGCATACAGAGACTCG GTGTTCAAGATGCTGAACAACAAGGAATCGCTTGACCAGATCATTGTTGCAACACCTGGGCTGAGCAGCGATCCTGTGGCTCTGG GGGTTCTTCAAGACAAAGACCTCTTCATACAGTTCACAGACCCAAACATGCTTGACAC ATTGGCCAATTCCCACCCGGCCCTGGTAAATGCCATCATCCTGGTGCTGCACTCGGTGGCTGGCAGCGTGCCGCCCCAGCAAAGCGCCAGCTCCTCCAGAAACGTGTCTTCTAGCTCCTACAGCGACATGCCAG GAGGTTTCCTCTTTGAAGGCATGTCTGATGATGAGGAGGAATTCCAGTCG GGAAATCGCGGTGGGCCGTCCACTCTTGCTAGTGGCTTGGCCGGCATGAGGCCAGCTACGCTCGGTTACAACGGCGCCGTGGGCCCCAGACCCATCACTCAAAGTGAACTGGCCACCGCTCTGGCCCTCGCCAGCACTCCTGAGAGCAGCGCTGTTACACCAACTACAGCAAACCAG GGTCCCTCTTCAGGAGTGTCCCCAATCCCTGCAGGCACTCCTATAACCAACGACCTGTTTAACCAGGCACTGCAGCAGGCCCTGCAGGTGTCCAGCATGTCCAGTTTACAC AATCAGTGGCAGTCGCAGCTCCAGCAGCTGCGGGACATGGGCATCCGTGATGAGGAGCTCATCCTGAGAGCCCTCCAGGCCACCGGCGGAGACATCCAAGCGGCCCTGGAGCTCATATTCGCAGGAGGCGCACCATGA